The DNA sequence TCaagtttttctatttttattttcatctagaccattttaaaatgaaagcatGGCTTATACTTTTATAATGTGtatcatttttttatattattaaaaaaaacaatatgttattttattttcactgccACTTGATCAACTATCAGGTGGGTTGTTTTATAACAACATTCATGGTGTTTTGGCCATTTTAGCTATGTGGGCAGAAATAAGAGAACAGTAATAAGAAAATGGCTAAATTAAAGATTTTGTCATTATTTCTTATGATGGAAACGGGTTTCAGGAAGGCTCCATGCTTGGGTGATAGAAGGGAATTTAAGAAGTTTattgcaattattttttaaaatgaggcAAGTGAAACGATTATAAGAATTGTGTACCCATGTGAATCCTCATTTCCAACACTGGTTTAACCGTTACGTCACTCGGATTAAAAAGAACATTATGGCGATGctgcattttatttattctatttcaaatgacaaatatatttacttattgttaaacatatttattatgctTTTGTTTCAGTTGAAAATACACCATCATTAGATACTGAACTTCAAAACAGATTTCCGTTAGACAAAAGACCACCAGGGGAGCCTAAGggtatatgtttttataatatagaCCTTGTTGCTGACTTGTTTATCTTTGTATGgaccattttaaacattaatctGAACAACTAAAGTATTAACATGCAAAGTCTCATTTCTGCACAAGATAGAATCCAAAGGAAGTTTTAACAAATTGGTAATTGTATGCGTCCGTGACTCGCTGTCAGTTGTTCTAGTTAGTCTGGAAGAGTGCTACTCCTAAGACCCAAAACACACCaaagctgggtctgggtctgggatTAGCTTTAACAAGTGTGACAAAGTCACCATGTCTGGTATATTTTGACATCTGTGTCTGTAACAATGGTTACTAGttttcaaacatacatgtatatcagctGCGGTCATCtgtagatatattttcttctataaacACCAACAAAAATTATGAGAATCCTACTTTGATTAATATACATCTTTCCTGTTGTTTATTATGACAGAAAATTAAAGTACGGCTTGCACAGGCTGAAGCTGCCAGTATGGCAGCACTGgcacgaggggggggggggggggggggggcatgtgccaCCCACTTTatagcagcagcaatggttttgatatatttgtgtgtgtgtgcccagcaTCTTCCTATGCCCATGGGCAGTGCAAAAATATAGCGCATGTTCTAAGTCGtttgttgccagatctgtagtttgcACCAGCACAGAcacggtgtgttttgtcacattcaatgCACAGCCTTTCattttcgactggtaccatacttgCCAGACTCAGATCCAGACCTAGCTGTGGGGTGTTTTAGGCTTAAAAATGTTAATGCCAAATCTCTGTTTGTATGCATTTTCACAGATAGATAATGACTACAGcacacattttctttttcatttcatcCATTAACCATAAATTGATTTTAATGTTGCATAACTTTGGAAACTACTTTCATGAGAAAAgatgttttaacaaaaaatattttaaatgttttcttagATTCTAATGTTGACAACACTTTTTAATCATATTTTGTTCTTATTTTAGGATTATCTCCAGGGTCTTCGTGTATTTCGAAATCGGAAAATGTTTTGTATGTTCAGAAAAATATCAACAGTAGCATGATCAACATTGATAACACAAAAGAAGTCCACAACTGTAAGCTGATATTTTGAATCATTTTATGTTAGTTACAACTTCTTTTCAAGATTTTGTGAAAGAGCAGAAAGAGTTTTAAAGTTAGATCAGAGAAAACCAATAAGTGTTGAATTCGACTTAGATGTAAACAGTGACGGCACTGTGtattaatgaaaaatgaaaacatcaatttaaaaaaaaaaagtaacgtGTATGCTTATCTAAACAGACCTGCCAACTGCTTCTTTTTGAGCGTAATTTGCCCAGTTAATATTTGATATGCTTATGCATATACTGCTatgctctttaaaaaaaaaaattaagaatgaTGTGCAAAATACATTTGTGAACAGTTTTGAACAGGTGTTAATTTATGCTAAATTTATggatattgaaatgaaatttgtACATAGCTTTAATTTGTACTGTTggagatcaagtttaactttcatggcaatttacccatttttcacagagttatggcccttgcatttaggagataagaaaatgtttttgacatgtcattgtattgtttcaatttatttctcATTTAGTTAATTTTTCCCTTCATTATTTTGAGTTTCTTCTTCAGTTATTTCAGTTTCTTGCATAGTTACTTCAGACTGAGTACAGTCTTGATTACATGTGATTTCTACATTTGTATGCATAAAAAGGCCTATTGCAGTGTACCGTATGCaaaaatatatgttgttttattttagatgcTCTTTCCAAAGATGGACAACCTTTCGAAGTTTCACTGAAACTTGATCAACTATCAGGTGGGTTGTTTTATAACGACATTCATGGTGTTTTGGCCAttttagctacatgtatgtgggcAGAAATAAGAGAACAGTATTAAGAAAATGGCTAAATTCAAGATTTGTAATTATTTCTCATGATGGAAAGGGTTTCAGGAAGGGTCCATACTTGAGTGATGAGAGGGAAAAGAAGTTTATTGCAATTATTTTTTAGAATGAGGCAAGTGAAATgaagtttaaatgtttttgtgtaacaacaccactagagcacattgattgattaattattggctactggatgtcaaacacatatTAATTCTggcatgtagtcatcagaggaaacctgctacatttttcctagggatcttttacatgcactttcccacagacagtaaaacacataccacaacctttgaccagttgtggtgcactggttggaacaagataaaaacccaatcagttgaattgtTCCACCGAGGttgtttgatcctgtgacgcaagcacctcaagcgagtactcaaaCTACATACAAAAATATCATACATTTTATATCATAATATGAATATACAGTGAATTGCTCCAAAACCGACATTTTTCAGTCCTTTATTAAAAATTGGTACAGaaattaacctctctaaactggatacctcaaAATACTGGCCATTTTACTTGgttccgagggtgtccggtttagaggggattCACTGTATAATATGAATAGCTAAAAAGATGTATCAACAGGTAAACTTTATTTGTTACTGGTATTTGTTTCTATTTCAGTGGGCAACCTCTCCATTGTAGAGAACCAGAAGTCTTAGATGTATTCATCTGCCTTACAGGAAGATTTATACTTGAAGACCGACAAACGGATCTGACAGGAAAGGACGCTGATAGATTCAACTTTTTATTTGTTACAGAAGACTTCATATTATATTTCCATACCAAATGTATAGATTTTATAACATAGTGATACAgcactttaaaggcatactgtcacggatttaaggaccttatttctctaaaaatggataataaataaaaattacattgattgttggaaaccaaatctagctatcgtaTCAACTTAACTGAACCTGAACcgtgatggagtgaaatccatgtcaaccctctcggcaattttagtttttgaattatggaccattgccataattcaattatttttacaacatatcattaataaatggagtatggtggttataaagatggttgaataaagtacatttagggacaaatcaaataatttttgttcaggtaatactgtgttagaccattaaataggtcagtggtctgtgacaatatgcctttaatatgtaCTGTAAGTTAGttgatttttttgggggggggggggggggggggggggggggggggggggtgtccttttttcattatttacagttgaaattcaatatttaaaaatgcatttttttaatccattttCGAAAACCAATCTGTATGACGGGTGTACATGTAGTCTCAATGATGAATATGATGTGATGTTTCACAACAAGTTTGACCAAATTTAACCAAAATGAAAGTTGTAATATTTTCaagagaaataaaataaaaaataaaatttatgtaTCACAATGGGAAAATAGAAAGTTGTTACCGAGGTTAAATATCTTGGGCCTGTGTTGAGCAAATGTTGATCATTCACAATGGCtaagaaatatttattcaacACATCCTCAAAATCTCTGTCTGCtgtgttgaaaaaaaaatagagaGCAGAAAATTTGATTTATCACTTGATTGCAAAACCGACATGTTTGACAAGATTGTAAAACCTATATTATTCTACATATTTGAAATATTGGAGTTTATTAATTTAGATGTAATGGAACAACTTTACATCAAGTTTTGTAAGAATAATTGTTTGGAGGAAGGTGAATTAAGAAAAAGATTGGGCATTAAGAAATCAACATGCAATGTCCTGATTCATGCAGAGCTAGGTCCATTAtcatatatagagattattatatgagctagTATGTCATACTGATtctacgaaacgagtgtcaggattattgtattgtatacctgaatcctgacacgagtggGGAATTTATTGGGTGGGGAATTATTGTTGTAAAATTAGTAGAATGTTATGTTATCATTTATTAAGcaattaaatattgaaatatgagCAGGTTTTTCAGTGAGCAaggtataaatataaataaattcacTGATATATCTAAGAATAACATGGTTTTGTTAACTTctaaatacataacataaaaattTTTATGGTTTCcaatatttgtttccattaagTAGATtacttattgtttttattataaagtcaAATTTATCCGCCTCCCATCTCAAGCCCAGccactattttgttttcaagcTGCAGATACATGACATGAAAATGTATATTCATAGT is a window from the Gigantopelta aegis isolate Gae_Host unplaced genomic scaffold, Gae_host_genome ctg7926_pilon_pilon, whole genome shotgun sequence genome containing:
- the LOC121366957 gene encoding uncharacterized protein LOC121366957, giving the protein MGVLVSGHRTILHIDESENIMTVNESITDCKININNRKTFNNYFENTPSLDTELQNRFPLDKRPPGEPKGLSPGSSCISKSENVLYVQKNINSSMINIDNTKEVHNYALSKDGQPFEVSLKLDQLSVGNLSIVENQKS